One Nocardiopsis gilva YIM 90087 genomic window, CTGCCGCGCGGCGCCACCATCGGCACCGGCTCGCCGCGGCGCGTCGCCCAGCTCGCGGCGCTCCGCCCCGACCTGAACTTCGTGCCGATCCGCGGCAACGCCGAGACGCGGCTGGGCAAGGTCGCCTCCGGCGACCTCGACGCCGTCGTGCTGGCCTACGCCGGCCTCGAACGGATCGGTCGCGCCGACGACGTCACCGACATCTTCGAGCCCTCGCAGATGCTGCCCGCCCCCGGCCAGGGCGCTCTGGCCGTCGAGTGCGACATCTCCCGCGCCGACCGCGACCTGGGCTACCTCACCGCTGTCGACCACACGCCGACCCGGATGGCGGTGGCCGCCGAGCGCACGATTCTGGCCGAGCTGGAGGCGGGCTGCGCCGCCCCCGTCGGGGCGTACGCCGAGTATCACGACGGCCTGCTGCGGCTGCGCGCCGCCGTCGTGGCCACCGACGGTCGGCAGGCGGTGCATCGCGAGCGCGCCGTCGCGCTGGACGGCCCCGACATCACGGTCGCGGCGGCCGAACGCCTCGGCCGCAAGCTCGCCCGCGAGATGATCGCGGAGGGGGCCGACCGCATCGTGGCCGCCGCCGCGGGGGAGTCCTCCGGCACGGAGGCCGAGCCAGAGCAGGGGGAGCACGAGCAGGGGGAGCAAGGGTAGGCCGCCGCCCTGACGGGGCGCCCCGGCCAGCGCGCCATCGGGGCATCGGGGCATCGCGACCCGGGATACCGGGCGGGATCGCGGTGGCGCCGGGACGCCGAGCCGCGGGGAAACGCGGTGGCGGAGAAACCAAGGAGCGAGCGCACATTGACTACGCCCCACAGACAACCGCGGGAATTCCTGTGCTCGCGGGCAGGGGTCCGATTCCTCCTCGGGCGTGATGTCCGGGGCATCCTCGGAGGTTCATGGTGAATCAGCACACTGAGCCGAGCGCTGGCCACGTCGCGATCGTCGGGGCCGGGCCGGGCGGCGCGGAGCTGCTGACGCTGCGGGGTGCCGCGCTGCTCGCGGAGGCCGACGTCGTCATCACCGTCCGCGAGCCCGGGCCCGAGCTGGCCAAGTACCGGGCCGCCCTGCTCAAGCACTGCCGTGACGACGTCACGGTGCTGGAGCCGGCCGAGTGCGGCGGCGAGATCAACGCCCTGGCCGTCAACCACGCCCGCGAGGGCAGCCGCGTGGTCCGCCTGTACACCGGCGACCCGCTGGTGGGCTGCCGGGGCGCCGAGCTGGCCGCGGCCTGCCAGCGGGCCGGTATCGAGTGCGAGGTCGTGCCGGGGCTGTCCTCGATCACCGCGGTCCCGTCCTTCGCGGGTATCCCACTGATGCCCGAGGGCGTCAGCGGGATGCACGTCGTCAACGCCCGCAACAGCGGGTTCGACCTGGAGCGGCTGCCCGAGGACGACGGCGCGACCCTGGTCGTGCTGGGGCCGGAGATCCCCGAGGACGACCCGGACCACGCC contains:
- the hemC gene encoding hydroxymethylbilane synthase, translated to MTSVPARLGTRRSTMATTQSQQVADAITERTGIPVELVLITSFGDVTKAQLTQLGGTGVFVNALRDELLAGNIDFAVHSLKDLPTTPADGLTLVAITGRDDPRDALCARDGLKFADLPRGATIGTGSPRRVAQLAALRPDLNFVPIRGNAETRLGKVASGDLDAVVLAYAGLERIGRADDVTDIFEPSQMLPAPGQGALAVECDISRADRDLGYLTAVDHTPTRMAVAAERTILAELEAGCAAPVGAYAEYHDGLLRLRAAVVATDGRQAVHRERAVALDGPDITVAAAERLGRKLAREMIAEGADRIVAAAAGESSGTEAEPEQGEHEQGEQG